Proteins from a single region of Lasioglossum baleicum chromosome 1, iyLasBale1, whole genome shotgun sequence:
- the Cno gene encoding adherens junction formation factor afadin isoform X6, giving the protein MMDWGIRRSIMFHVRRRPADYVPRKRKKKPNGKWNEIDYRYEDERLPFLLELNPDGSDVPHGTGTRHRLQPNVTEVGSERPVGPQAVQAQTLTLTGPTVMPRHCVIAFTENIVTLTPCSRDAHTYVNNQRIQQTTILQNGAIVKFGRLHTFRFIDPAPEERMRQRHDSGRQIEYGYERRSPDLTIQETNAERYGSVSGTPNGGQTQAQGQPSQDQSSSHSCSRNKSTPISATAAVCLPRSPNPAPESTHNYETTFDLDGNVETASLTSSRDGNRQLQNERQPRGTDPILPAVLEFLEETEETFFHAVITDVEPSAPQFKLAPTYTLYLAARYRASTHYRPELQPTERAHRLTVMLGNVAGTIHRVIQERYMDASSLALWLANGSELLHMLKNDRHVGAFSTRAQDILTEAVHEAFASLVRCISLELAPAMSQFMADADEPAKEAGVLQIFSSTMALLRRCRVNAALTIQLFSHLFHTINATAFNALVSNANLCVRWFGRRLKARLNALETWAERQGLELASQCHLATIMQATHLLQAPKYNAEELATLSSTCFKLNSLQVRALLQKYQPAADEPRLPAELIENVVRVTEGVADTLARADGREIRLEEEPTLGLALLLPEDGYSCEVIRGVPPGLAEFLAPLQRDGLCRMAAQPTSSGYWTIYMIDHYNNFRSPSAMSNRSGGYACNTGSASVQPEIHVIKLHKSTNGMGLSIVAAKGAGQDRLGIYIKSVVAGGAADADGRLTAGDQLLKVDGQSLVGITQEKAAEYLVRTGPIVTLEVAKQGAIYHGLATLLSQPSPVMTRAVHKMRPKSEHLESSEVQEATGQQSTSHSMGNLLSVPRHPVDSGTRSIDEMSRPGAILSPRFEVEVGEFDSCSRVPPYSDISARIVDAVSIKCPLPGERIDLVGTVPRPIQIADATPPWLMRAGPVLRSDNSRGLIDLNVSNVPHGGRVHSDNRVPTSADASLSIRDSNTLSVGERTLSETFSLDSIPYIDQTVEPLSDEPPELDQLDRLVQLDELDELDEFDELDEHPQDVGYETSCSLRVDGGGGGGGGGSSGDRDGVDGNDDNSILRVCSVESLSRAQFTFEDYIETNDATETTCQRTNEQHRELENEGKEEDPLKGTNKTESRECGTETEMESSSVPKMFTTIPELNLDLSGLDSDNSSDVSNYDKRWQSPEEVRLGYGRVAALARHFSKLGNAELAETAVSGRLTGARRKFASEPNFVSPEVYEIRSKHRFPVVDKEYLSELNLRRGTDECVASDEANCSLHYRSRVSPAAGKRFASAHELSATHAEAINLPLRRNQRQADKRDKLSLSEQRQIIEQLERMSNLDDATGLLSPSDGNEFSFSTDRIDERRLVRKDAVKINSAESRLSKRLSRSCPTLEKSILITKRRNKLEQRSRSNNGDDDTKDKTEQSKCWIDKTPFCTAVKSGTRIPEIKNVCSAESNQPEKESNSDDNKCDEALLANDETEANESIAYRRTFCSSLGRFSVQVDSLLRPRRMSERDLPSRLGRDAAAPQQQMHTSKSVPALHNVGTEGKPQHEVFNPGYSRASSSNSVTPPVAQPPSMMAINGSTSLRSRSSHNLHDPIRIGTLPPSGLVSRQQSSPNLNPCQTTGNNGSSNAIGVAAPATLQSNEAERFYQNLSVYRNHDPSTKQRCSPSQLLDERNALQLQKSSRGSQSSLNRPNSFETGQPRDRPISAYASQAQQQAFLGTQSQQQATGPPPRSQSSRDIIRQEAKLQEMQEEVRRRELRGGVSVSSSVSASATVPVSVSSPSSTSTSAPTPVPVPASIPVPLPVPVPVPGTIAQYRPAAYNVKSTVTAQATNMTTRPMKSIGSSPNLGMNPSAGMPPAIMSPTTGHATRQNAGSIYGYMDSQYGQYVAQYGKSPPAHQHPHQHQYQHQHQLQHQHQHQHQHQFQHQHQHQLQSQHQHQHQHQHQHQSTQQTNLGHVQYGTPPFRGKTDSIRLQSNGGMPSFDYGKDSSNNQETSRAYADQNRHFMVGSQYYLNDSSDLRNDQYSGDNDIHRSQTVPEGNNSVQTNEVIPIRPALPEEGFGESPPPPPPNASTHPLYNKQSDSRYTASMQDPPRGGYYPANGTAGTMLQPRQYQYSATNPWQREEREKEQARRREAARQWRDQQIAELSALPHRTSQQEEQLRALQLERDFQKRAEEAANQQDDDEESNDVDAESIQRVQGLLRAANIQDRTNLQEQQSPNSSKTNVTVQSVRGNHGLQSLGTPIHPTTAISPHPVVAQQPSQSVSGISSQVLLQENSGLQYPQNHQREQTNQSQNHLAQMSMSSLIHMAATHKTSSLAEDRETQRRQDELKRKQIEFDETLKKKEDDAKQQQQLQQMHHHHQQQQQQQQQHSQSQHKNQQQPLHPSILRLENLVINGPNVSSNQNGNNEAPLPPERGSSYAIMSQQGTLRSNNVNATSMISLATHVQQPTSIKRVSFHDSNANMETSMQRNVSSGNVIGAAASTTMDIIVEDPNNFLNDAENLLASPKACEGSGVPLPGGTPGVIGAQEVYKDPRQRRLAEKQKQQQNSQVGPVPEKLSFKEKMKMFAMETGEDGTPRDKVKISRAQREIDNIGSSATMNSNNNSSCSNSNGNNNNGSGNPTIVNNNRN; this is encoded by the exons ATGATGGATTGGGGAATCAGAC gttCGATCATGTTTCACGTTCGGAGAAGACCCGCGGATTACGTGCCTCGGAAACGGAAGAAAAAACCTAATGGGAAATGGAACGAAATCGATTACAG GTACGAAGACGAAAGATTGCCGTTCTTGTTGGAACTGAATCCGGATGGCAGCGACGTTCCGCACGGGACAGGAACTCGACATCGGTTACAGCCTAACGTGACGGAGGTGGGTTCGGAAAGACCGGTAGGTCCGCAAGCGGTTCAAGCACAAACCCTCACTTTGACCGGACCCACTGTTATGCCGAGGCATTGCGTGATCGCTTTTACCGAAAACATCGTTACTTTGACGCCTTGTTCCAGAGACGCTCACACTTATGTGAACAATCAGAGGATACAGCAGACGACGATACTTCAG AACGGCGCGATCGTTAAATTTGGCAGATTGCATACTTTCCGGTTCATCGATCCAGCTCCCGAGGAACGAATGAGGCAACGCCATGATTCCGGACGGCAGATCGAATATGGTTACGAACG ACGATCCCCAGACTTGACCATCCAAGAGACGAACGCGGAAAGATACGGGTCGGTGTCTGGCACTCCTAACGGCGGGCAGACACAAGCGCAAGGCCAACCGAGTCAAGATCAATCTTCGTCGCATTCGTGTAGTCGGAACAAGTCGACGCCCATTTCGGCCACTGCTGCTGTCTGTCTTCCCCGAAGTCCGAATCCTGCTCCGGAATCGACGCACAATTACGAAACTACGTTCGATCTTGACGGAAACGTCGAGACCGCCAGTCTCACTAGCAGCAGGGACGGTAACAG ACAATTGCAAAACGAGCGGCAACCGCGTGGAACAGACCCGATCCTACCAGCGGTTTTGGAGTTTCTCGAGGAAACGGAGGAAACGTTCTTCCATGCGGTGATTACGGACGTGGAACCGTCGGCGCCTCAGTTCAAACTGGCTCCAACGTATACGCTTTACCTGGCTGCGAGGTATCGCGCGAGCACGCATTATAGACCGGAGTTGCAGCCGACGGAGAGAGCGCACAGGCTAACGGTGATGCTGGGGAATGTGGCCGGTACGATACATCGAGTAATCCAG GAACGGTACATGGACGCATCATCGTTGGCCCTGTGGCTAGCAAACGGCTCGGAATTGTTGCATATGCTGAAAAACGATCGTCACGTCGGAGCGTTTTCAACGAGGGCCCAAGACATTTTGACGGAAGCGGTTCACGAAGCATTCGCGTCGTTGGTGCGATGTATCTCTCTCGAGCTTGCCCCGGCTATGTCGCAGTTTATGGCCGACGCCGACGAACCCGCCAAAGAAGCCGGAGTTTTGCAGATATTTTCAAGCACGATGGCCCTGTTGAGGCGGTGCAGAGTGAACGCCGCCCTTACCATCCAATTGTTCAGTCATCTGTTTCACACGATCAACGCAACGGCGTTCAACGCTCTGGTTTCGAACGCAAACCTGTGCGTAAGATGGTTCGGTCGCCGACTCAAAGCGAGATTGAACGCTCTCGAGACTTGGGCCGAGAGGCAGGGCCTCGAGCTTGCGAGTCAGTGTCACTTGGCGACGATCATGCAAGCGACTCATCTTCTCCAAGCGCCGAAATATAACGCGGAGGAGCTCGCTACCTTGAGCTCGACCTGCTTTAAGCTAAATTCTCTTCAAGTCAGGGCGTTGTTGCAAAAATATCAGCCAGCCGCGGACGAGCCGAGGCTTCCGGCAGAGTTGATCGAAAACGTAGTCAGA GTGACCGAAGGCGTAGCCGATACGCTCGCGCGAGCTGATGGCAGAGAGATCAGGTTAGAGGAGGAACCTACGCTGGGCTTGGCCCTTCTTCTTCCCGAGGATGGATACAGCTGCGAGGTGATTCGAGGTGTACCGCCGGGGCTTGCCGAGTTTTTGGCGCCATTGCAACGGGACGGTTTATGTCGGATGGCGGCTCAGCCTACCAGTAGCGGATATTGGACCATATACATGATAGATCACTACAACAAC TTTCGCAGTCCGAGCGCGATGAGCAACCGATCGGGCGGCTATGCCTGCAACACGGGCTCCGCTTCTGTTCAACCGGAGATTCACGTTATCAAGTTGCACAAATCCACCAACGGTATGGGCTTGAGCATCGTCGCGGCAAAG gGTGCCGGTCAAGACAGGCTCGGAATATACATAAAGAGCGTTGTTGCAGGCGGCGCGGCCGACGCT GACGGTAGGTTAACAGCTGGTGATCAGTTGCTGAAGGTTGACGGCCAGAGCTTGGTCGGAATCACTCAAGAAAA AGCTGCTGAATACTTGGTGCGCACCGGTCCGATAGTAACCCTCGAAGTTGCCAAGCAAGGTGCCATATACCATGGACTGGCTACTCTATTATCACAACCCTCACCCGTTATGACTAGAG CAGTGCACAAGATGCGACCCAAGTCAGAACACTTGGAATCATCGGAGGTTCAGGAAGCAACCGGGCAGCAGTCGACGTCGCATTCGATGGGTAATTTGTTGAGCGTACCAAGACACCCTGTCGATTCGGGGACACGTTCAATCGACGAAATGTCAAGACCAGGTGCGATTCTCTCTCCGCGTTTCGAGGTGGAAGTAGGCGAGTTCGATTCGTGTTCGCGTGTTCCTCCGTACAGCGATATCTCGGCTCGGATAGTCGACGCGGTATCGATCAAATGTCCGTTACCGGGAGAAAGAATTGATTTGGTTGGTACGGTTCCGCGGCCAATTCAAATCGCCGATGCGACTCCGCCTTGGCTGATGAGAGCTGGCCCTGTCCTACGGTCGGATAATTCGCGCGGTTTGATCGATTTAAACGTGTCAAACGTTCCTCATGGTGGACGTGTACACTCTGATAATCGCGTTCCGACCTCTGCAGACGCAAGTTTGTCGATTCGAGATTCGAATACTTTATCGGTTGGTGAAAGGACGCTCAGCGAAACTTTTTCTCTCGATTCTATACCGTACATTGATCAAACGGTCGAACCTTTATCCGATGAACCGCCCGAATTGGATCAATTGGATCGACTCGTCCAACTTGACGAATTGGATGAATTGGACGAATTTGACGAACTAGATGAACACCCACAGGATGTCGGTTACGAAACCAGCTGTAGTCTGAGGgttgatggtggtggtggtggcggtggtggtggtagtAGTGGTGATAGAGATGGCGTCGACGGTAACGACGATAATAGTATTTTGCGAGTCTGTTCCGTCGAATCATTGAGTCGAGCTCAGTTCACCTTTGAAGATTATATCGAAACTAACGACGCGACCGAAACAACTTGTCAAAGAACGAACGAACAACACCGTGAACTAGAGAACGAGGGTAAGGAAGAGGATCCACTAAAGGGTACGAACAAGACGGAATCGAGGGAATGTGGAACAGAGACGGAGATGGAAAGTTCTTCGGTTCCCAAGATGTTTACAACCATcccagaattgaatctcgatttATCTGGCTTGGACAGCGACAACTCGAGCGATGTGTCGAACTACGACAAGCGTTGGCAATCACCGGAGGAAGTACGTCTTGGATATGGCAGGGTCGCAGCTTTGGCTAGACATTTTTCGAAGCTCGGTAACGCTGAATTGGCCGAGACTGCGGTCAGCGGAAGGTTGACCGGGGCACGTAGAAAATTCGCTTCCGAACCCAATTTTGTTTCGCCCGAAGTCTATGAAATACgttcgaaacaccgattccccGTGGTCGACAAAGAATATTTGTCCGAGCTGAATTTGAGACGAGGAACGGACGAGTGTGTAGCGAGTGACGAGGCGAATTGCAGTTTGCATTACCGTTCGCGGGTCTCGCCCGCCGCTGGGAAACGGTTTGCGAGTGCGCACGAGCTTTCAGCGACACACGCAGAAGCGATAAATCTCCCTCTTCGACGAAATCAGAGACAAGCCGATAAAAGAGATAAGTTGTCGTTGTCCGAACAACGACAAATAATAGAGCAACTCGAGAGAATGTCTAATCTCGACGACGCGACTGGCTTGCTGAGTCCGTCAGATGGAAATGAATTCTCATTTTCGACCGATAGAATCGACGAGCGTCGTCTCGTTCGAAAGGACGCTGTGAAAATCAACTCGGCCGAGTCTCGATTGTCCAAGCGATTATCCAGGTCCTGTCCAACTTTGGAGAAATCGATTCTCATAACAAAGAGAAGAAACAAATTGGAACAACGCTCGCGATCCAACAATGGCGACGACGACACCAAGGACAAAACTGAACAAAGCAAATGCTGGATCGATAAAACTCCGTTCTGTACTGCCGTTAAGTCCGGAACACGTataccagaaataaaaaatgtttgctcgGCTGAATCCAACCAGCCTGAGAAAGAATCGAACAGCGACGACAACAAATGCGATGAGGCGTTGTTGGCGAACGACGAAACAGAGGCAAACGAGTCCATCGCGTATCGACGGACGTTTTGCAGTTCGCTAGGTCGATTTTCTGTGCAGGTCGATTCTCTTTTAC GACCTCGTCGCATGAGTGAACGAGATTTGCCGTCACGGCTTGGACGCGACGCCGCTGCTCCTCAGCAGCAAATGCATACCAGCAAATCCGTGCCAGCGTTGCACA ACGTTGGCACCGAAGGGAAGCCACAACACGAGGTATTCAACCCAGGATACAGTAGAGCATCGTCCAGCAATAGCGTTACACCACCGGTTGCGCAACCTCCCTCGATGATGGCAATCAATGGTTCAACGTCGCTGCGTTCTCG TTCGAGTCACAACTTGCACGATCCGATACGAATCGGAACGTTGCCGCCGAGCGGACTCGTGAGCAGACAACAATCGTCGCCAAATCTGAATCCCTGTCAAACCACCGGGAACAACGGCAGTTCGAATGCCATCGGAGTAGCAGCTCCTGCTACGCTTCAGAGCAACGAAGCCGAAAGATTCTATCAAAATTTGAGCGTCTATAGAAATCATGATCCTTCGACAAAGCAGCGATGCAGTCCATCGCAACTTTTGGATGAAAG AAATGCTCTACAGCTGCAAAAGAGCTCGAGGGGTTCTCAGAGTTCTTTGAATCGTCCGAATAGTTTTGAGACGGGTCAGCCCAGAGACAGACCGATATCGGCTTACGCATCTCAAGCTCAGCAGCAAGCTTTTCTCGGTACGCAATCGCAGCAACAAGCCACAGGCCCACCGCCGAGATCGCAATCCTCTCGGGATATAATACGACAAGAAGCGAAACTCCAGGAAATGCAAGAGGAAGTGAGAAGACGAGAGTTACGCGGTGGTGTATCGGTGTCGTCCTCGGTATCGGCTTCGGCAACGGTACCGGTATCTGTATCGTCTCCGTCTTCGACATCGACATCTGCACCGACTCCTGTACCGGTTCCTGCATCTATCCCGGTGCCGCTACCTGTACCAGTACCAGTACCAGGCACGATCGCTCAGTATCGACCTGCCGCCTACAACGTTAAATCTACTGTAACCGCTCAAGCGACCAACATGACGACGAGACCGATGAAATCGATCGGTTCCTCGCCGAATTTAGGAATGAATCCGTCGGCTGGAATGCCCCCGGCAATTATGTCACCGACAACCGGGCATGCCACGAGACAAAACGCCGGTTCAATTTACGGTTACATGGACTCGCAATACGGACAGTACGTCGCTCAATACGGAAAGTCTCCGCCCGCGCATCAGCACCCGCATCAACATCAGTATCAGCATCAGCATCAGCTTCAGCATCAGCATCAACATCAGCACCAACATCAGTTTCAGCATCAACATCAGCATCAGCTTCAATCGCAGCATCAGCACCAACACCAACACCAGCATCAACATCAAAGCACGCAGCAAACGAATCTGGGTCACGTTCAGTATGGCACACCGCCGTTTCGAGGGAAAACTGATTCGATCCGCCTACAGTCGAACGGCGGAATGCCATCGTTCGACTATGGAAAAGATTCGTCGAATAATCAAGAAACTAGTAGAGCCTACGCGGACCAGAATCGACATTTTATGGTCGGATCACAGTATTATTTAAATGACAGCTCCGATCTACGAAACGATCAGTATTCCGGCGATAACGATATACATAGATCGCAGACCGTGCCGGAAGGAAACAATTCCGTCCAAACCAACGAGGTTATTCCGATACGACCCGCTCTTCCGGAAGAAGGTTTCGGAGAGAGcccgccaccgccaccgccaaACGCATCTACGCATCCACTTTACAACAAACAGTCGGATTCCAG GTACACAGCAAGCATGCAAGACCCGCCTCGAGGAGGATACTATCCTGCCAACGGAACCGCGGGTACTATGTTACAACCGCGACAGTACCAGTACAGCGCCACTAATCCTTGGCAAcgggaagaaagagagaag GAACAAGCGCGGAGGAGAGAAGCTGCGAGGCAATGGCGAGACCAGCAAATAGCCGAGTTGAGCGCGTTACCTCACAGAACTTCCCAACAGGAAGAACAACTTCGAGCTCTTCAATTAGAAAGAGACTTCCAGAAAAGAGCCGAAGAAGCGGCTAATCAGCAAGACGATGACGAAGAAAGCAACGATGTGGATGCCGAGAGTATACAGAGGGTTCAGGGTTTGCTTCGCGCGGCCAACATTCAAGACCGAACCAATCTACAGGAACAGCAAAGTCCAAACTCTTCTAAGACGAACGTAACTGTTCAGTCCGTTCGCGGAAATCACGGGCTCCAATCCTTGGGAACACCGATTCATCCTACGACCGCTATTTCTCCGCATCCCGTCGTAGCGCAGCAACCTTCGCAAAGCGTTTCAGGCATTTCTTCGCAGGTATTGCTGCAAGAGAACTCGGGCTTGCAATATCCACAAAACCATCAACGCGAGCAGACCAATCAATCGCAAAATCATCTCGCACAGATGTCGATGTCTTCGTTGATCCACATGGCTGCTACTCACAAAACCAGTTCTCTCGCTGAAGACAGGGAAACGCAACGTAGACAGGACGAACTTAAACGAAAACAAATCGAGTTCGACGAAACTTTGAAAAAGAAGGAAGACGATGCTAAACAGCAACAGCAGCTTCAACAAATGCATCATCATcaccagcaacaacaacaacagcaacagcaacactCGCAGTCCCAACACAAGAACCAACAACAACCGTTGCATCCGAGTATATTGCGATTAGAGAATTTGGTTATCAATGGCCCGAACGTATCGT CTAACCAAAATGGAAACAACGAAGCACCTTTGCCACCGGAACGAGGATCCAGTTACGCGATAATGTCCCAACAAGGTACTCTAAGATCGAATAACGTGAATGCGACGTCTATGATCTCGTTGGCGACTCATGTGCAACAGCCAACGTCCATTAAAAGAGTATCGTTTCACGACTCGAACGCAAACATGGAAACATCGATGCAGCGAAACGTTTCGTCTGGAAACGTAATCGGTGCTGCTGCATCCACGACTATGGACATCATCGTAGAGGACCCAAAT aACTTTCTCAACGATGCAGAAAACTTATTGGCGTCTCCGAAGGCTTGCGAGGGATCCGGTGTCCCGCTTCCCGGCGGTACACCCGGTGTTATAGGCGCACAGGAAGTTTACAA GGATCCGAGGCAAAGGCGATTGGCGGAGAAACAGAAACAACAGCAAAACTCCCAAGTTGGGCCTGTACCTGAAAAACTCAGTTTTAAGGAAAAGATGAAAATGTTTGCGATGGAGACTGGAGAAGATGGAACTCCACGggacaaagtaaaaatttcacGTGCTCAACGCGAAATCGATAACATAGGAAGTTCTGCTACTATGAACAGCAACAACAATAGTAGCTGCAGCAATAGCAATGGTAACAATAACAATGGCAGCGGTAATCCTACTATCGTTAACAACAATagaaattaa